From a region of the Bacteroidales bacterium genome:
- a CDS encoding MoxR family ATPase has protein sequence MELKQEFKSRVNLDSLKKMSGNIKEKIGGIVIGQDDMIEQIMIALLTDGHILIEGVPGIAKTLTAKLFAKSISADFSRIQFTPDLMPSDVTGTSVFNMSKSSFEFKKGPIFGNIILIDEVNRAPAKTQAALIEVMEERQVTVDGITYIMEEPFIVFATQNPIEQEGTYRLPEAQLDRFLFKINVDYPSTDDEITILKNSHARKGAEESASIEAFITKEEIALFRQQIKELYIDENLIKYIAEIISKTRNNNDLFLGASPRASLNIMTSSKAMAAINGRDFVIPDDIKAVAYPVLRHRLILTPEKEMEGVTVDKVIKKIIDKVEVPR, from the coding sequence ATGGAATTGAAACAAGAATTTAAAAGCAGGGTTAATCTTGACAGTCTGAAAAAAATGTCAGGCAATATTAAGGAAAAAATCGGAGGGATTGTTATAGGGCAAGATGATATGATTGAACAAATTATGATTGCTTTGCTGACAGACGGACATATTTTAATTGAAGGAGTACCCGGAATTGCAAAAACACTTACAGCAAAACTTTTTGCGAAAAGTATATCTGCCGATTTTTCCAGAATTCAATTTACACCCGATTTAATGCCTTCTGATGTTACCGGAACATCTGTTTTTAATATGAGTAAATCTTCTTTTGAATTCAAAAAAGGGCCGATTTTCGGCAATATCATTCTTATTGATGAAGTAAACCGTGCTCCGGCAAAAACGCAAGCAGCATTAATTGAAGTCATGGAAGAGCGTCAGGTTACGGTTGACGGTATAACATATATAATGGAAGAACCCTTTATTGTGTTTGCTACACAAAATCCGATAGAACAAGAAGGAACATATCGTTTACCGGAAGCACAATTAGACCGTTTTCTGTTCAAAATAAATGTTGATTATCCGAGTACTGATGATGAAATAACTATTTTAAAGAACAGCCATGCACGTAAAGGTGCAGAAGAATCGGCAAGCATTGAAGCATTTATTACAAAAGAAGAAATTGCACTTTTCAGGCAACAAATAAAAGAGCTTTATATTGATGAAAATTTAATTAAATACATTGCAGAAATAATAAGCAAAACAAGAAATAATAATGATTTATTTCTCGGAGCATCACCCAGAGCATCATTAAATATAATGACTTCAAGCAAAGCTATGGCAGCAATTAACGGAAGAGACTTTGTAATTCCCGATGATATAAAAGCCGTTGCCTACCCTGTTCTTCGCCACAGGTTAATACTCACACCCGAAAAAGAAATGGAAGGAGTAACCGTAGATAAAGTCATAAAAAAGATTATTGATAAAGTTGAAGTTCCGAGGTAG